From Alphaproteobacteria bacterium, one genomic window encodes:
- a CDS encoding phosphatase PAP2 family protein yields MTSNIYYVYKFLNDFAEPLYMFAITVVVYLLNYLIFKTSLRELKFKFILQLKVILSSGLIVQLFKFAIGRYRFKEYLKCGNFGFEPFLGVGYSNSSFPSGHSSSIFTFVTILLLLFYVDGKTSRVIKIFAYSFATLVAFSRLILRAHYLSDVIAGSLLGIICAEILFRFFNKEEKKLTS; encoded by the coding sequence ATGACTAGTAATATATATTATGTTTATAAATTTTTAAATGATTTTGCAGAACCATTATATATGTTTGCTATAACAGTGGTGGTTTATCTTTTGAATTACTTAATTTTTAAGACTTCTTTGAGAGAACTTAAATTTAAGTTTATCTTACAGTTGAAGGTTATTTTATCTAGTGGTTTGATAGTTCAGTTATTTAAGTTTGCTATTGGAAGGTATAGGTTTAAAGAATATTTGAAATGTGGGAACTTTGGTTTTGAACCATTTTTGGGAGTTGGATATTCTAATTCTTCATTCCCATCAGGGCATAGTTCCTCAATATTTACTTTTGTAACGATTTTATTATTATTGTTTTATGTTGATGGGAAGACGTCTAGGGTTATTAAAATATTTGCTTATTCATTTGCTACATTAGTTGCTTTTAGTAGGCTTATATTGAGGGCTCATTATTTGTCTGATGTTATAGCAGGAAGTTTGCTTGGTATAATATGTGCCGAAATCTTATTTAGATTTTTTAACAAGGAAGAAAAAAAGCTTACAAGTTAG
- the murF gene encoding UDP-N-acetylmuramoyl-tripeptide--D-alanyl-D-alanine ligase, with protein MLKFTIKEIIEALKDNFKGDINLYKDNFNHEIKLLSTDSREAASNETCFIALKGKRADDQEVNAHRFVEGALNNGSYAIVSEDFPNLSEDKQKQLIRVKDTIDAFGQIGNLHRQQFKGKLIGITGSSGKTSTKDMLKTILLSFGKTYATPKNLNSQLGVPQCLIDMTKENYDYAIIEMGMSGIGEMKKLTSYTQPDIAIAINVYPMHLEFFKSIKSIAAEKASIFEGLKDNGIAIYNADSQCADILSEGAQEHNNFKSYGRKGSDISLISEEDTILTIKTSSNETISYEIPENNLAFKYNSMSTMCICQALGLPLKEISKKYKEIRSSDGRGKIKNFTINETKNIKIIDESYGGGHAEAMIIGLTRLQNKASKGRKIAIIGNMAELGIATEEEHKKVGQFINTMKLDKIILIGENTKIIQNELDKNKTDITTFYDKIDELLPNIENNLQNNDLVFIKGAHYSSQVWKIIDKFETTK; from the coding sequence ATGTTAAAATTTACCATAAAAGAAATAATAGAAGCTCTAAAAGACAACTTCAAAGGAGATATAAATCTATATAAAGACAATTTCAATCATGAAATAAAATTACTATCAACTGACTCTCGCGAAGCTGCATCTAACGAAACTTGTTTCATAGCCCTTAAAGGTAAAAGAGCCGACGACCAAGAAGTAAATGCCCACAGATTTGTAGAAGGAGCATTAAATAATGGTTCATACGCAATAGTATCAGAAGACTTCCCTAACCTTTCAGAAGACAAACAAAAACAACTTATAAGAGTTAAAGATACTATAGATGCTTTCGGTCAGATAGGAAATCTACACAGACAACAATTCAAAGGCAAACTAATAGGAATAACAGGAAGTTCAGGAAAAACTTCTACTAAAGACATGCTTAAAACAATATTACTAAGCTTCGGTAAAACATATGCCACACCTAAAAACCTTAACTCTCAATTAGGAGTACCCCAATGCCTTATAGATATGACTAAAGAGAATTACGACTATGCAATCATTGAAATGGGTATGTCTGGCATAGGCGAAATGAAAAAACTAACTTCATACACGCAACCAGATATCGCAATAGCAATAAACGTATACCCTATGCACCTAGAATTCTTCAAAAGTATAAAATCTATAGCTGCTGAAAAAGCTTCAATATTTGAAGGACTTAAAGACAATGGAATAGCAATATATAATGCTGACAGCCAATGCGCAGATATTCTATCAGAAGGAGCTCAAGAACATAACAACTTCAAAAGTTACGGAAGAAAAGGAAGCGACATAAGTTTAATATCAGAAGAAGATACTATTTTAACAATCAAAACTTCTTCAAACGAAACCATCTCATATGAGATACCTGAAAACAACCTTGCATTCAAATATAACTCTATGAGTACTATGTGTATATGCCAAGCTCTTGGTCTACCACTAAAAGAAATCTCTAAAAAATATAAAGAAATTAGATCATCTGATGGACGTGGAAAAATTAAAAATTTTACAATAAACGAAACAAAAAACATAAAAATAATAGATGAGTCTTACGGTGGCGGGCATGCTGAAGCCATGATAATAGGCTTAACAAGACTTCAAAACAAAGCTTCTAAAGGAAGAAAAATAGCTATCATAGGAAATATGGCTGAACTAGGAATAGCGACCGAAGAAGAACATAAAAAAGTTGGACAATTCATAAACACAATGAAACTAGATAAAATTATACTTATCGGCGAAAATACTAAAATAATTCAAAACGAATTAGATAAAAATAAAACAGATATAACAACGTTTTATGACAAAATAGATGAATTACTTCCTAACATAGAAAACAACCTTCAAAACAATGATCTTGTATTCATAAAGGGGGCCCACTACTCTTCCCAAGTTTGGAAAATAATAGATAAATTTGAAACAACAAAATAA
- a CDS encoding rubrerythrin family protein produces the protein MSRFQGTKTEKNILTAFAGESQARNKYDMFASIAKKEGYVQIQAVFEETARHEKEHAKRLFKFLDSGQPVEFTGVEFPAGCLGDTAANLKEAAAGENEEYEHMYPEFAKIAREEGFEDVALAMEGIAIAERYHEARYLKLLETLEKGEMFKDGDKVVWRCRNCGHLHTADKAPEVCPACAHKKPHFERLNSIDDIKVDFPTS, from the coding sequence ATGAGCAGATTTCAAGGCACTAAAACTGAAAAAAATATCCTAACTGCATTCGCAGGTGAATCTCAAGCAAGAAACAAATACGATATGTTCGCAAGCATCGCTAAAAAAGAAGGCTACGTACAAATCCAAGCTGTATTTGAAGAAACTGCAAGACACGAAAAAGAACACGCTAAAAGATTATTCAAATTTTTAGACAGCGGTCAACCAGTAGAATTCACTGGCGTAGAATTCCCAGCAGGTTGCCTAGGCGACACAGCTGCTAACCTAAAAGAAGCTGCTGCAGGTGAAAACGAAGAATACGAACACATGTACCCAGAATTCGCTAAAATAGCAAGAGAAGAAGGCTTTGAAGACGTTGCCCTAGCAATGGAAGGTATCGCTATAGCTGAAAGATACCACGAAGCAAGATATCTTAAATTATTAGAAACTCTTGAAAAAGGCGAAATGTTCAAAGACGGCGACAAAGTTGTTTGGAGATGTAGAAACTGTGGTCACTTACACACAGCTGACAAAGCACCAGAAGTTTGCCCAGCATGTGCACACAAAAAACCACACTTCGAAAGATTAAATAGCATTGACGATATCAAAGTAGATTTCCCAACTAGCTAA